DNA sequence from the Bernardetia sp. genome:
TAAATATAAATTTGAAAATGAATATGTTTATCTGCTAGACCCTAAAGAGGGCAGTTATTGGTTACATGGTGCTCCTATAGGTATTAACTCAGTCTGCGATACGGTGTGTTTTTTTTCTTTACTTGAGGAAGAAAATACATGTCCTAATTGGGCAGAAGCAGAATATATTGAAACTATTTGGAAAGACGAGAGGTAAAACAACCTAAACAAACCCAGTACATAATTAAAAATCTGTACTGGGTTTCATCAAAAATCATAAAACAATGAAAAATCTAATTTTAAGTAATTGACGAGTGCAATTTGTTTCGTAACAACTATTATCAAGGTCTGTTTTTTCTTCGAAAAAGACCATTGACAAAGTTGAAACTAGCTTTTTAGAAAATTGCACTAACATTCAAAAGTAACAAAATTGTAGGATATGATTACTTAATTCTTAGCCTCTGTTTTTTTCTTGTTTTGAGAAAGAAGAGGAAGTTGAAGTAGTTCCAAAAGAGCCTCCTGTGGAGGGAAATATAATGGAATGTGAGGAAGTGATTGAATTTATAGAGGATATGAGAAGCGACCCTGTTCCAGCAGAAGAGGAAGACAGAGCTACCATTGAAAAATATACATTTGATGGAAAAGTTGCGTATCTATTGGTTATACCTCCCACCTATTTTACTGACGCTCTACCAAGTGTCATAGACAGCAACTGCAATACGTTTTGCATGTATTCCCACGTTGATGCAGAAGATACTTGTGATGATTATCAAGAAGTAAAGTTTATAGAGGTTGTTTGGAGACACGATGAATAGTAAAACAAGAAAAACTTCATTATTACAGAAATAATGAAGTTTTTTTATTACAACCGATTTCGGTTTTTGGAAGAGAATCTCTGTACAGATTTTTCTTACTTGTCTAAGTAAGAAGATAATTTTTCTACTAAGTCGTCAAAGTTTACTGGTTTTTGCATAAAATCATTGATACCCACAGCTTTAAAGTCTTTAGCTGTATAGTTACGGGCATTTCCAGTGATGGCAATAATTGGAATTTGAGATTTTTTAGGGTCGCTCATTTCACGAACTTTCTTAGCACATTCCATCCCATCCATTTTTGGCATATTAATGTCCATCAATATAGCATCAAAATCGTCCATTGCCATTGCCTCCAATACTTGCAAACCGTCTTTAGCTGTTTCTATTTCGTAATTTTGAAATTGTAGTACTTTGCGAGTAATATTTTGAATTACAGAGCTATCTTCTGCAATAAGAATTTTTTTAGAACCCATAATAGTGTCATTATAGTGATAAAAGTAGTAAAAAGGCTAGAAACTAGCTATCTAATATTCAAATCTACACTACTTTTAGCAAAATGCAAAATTTTTCAGTGGTTTATTTTCAGTCTGAATAAGATATTTTTTATAAAAATAACCTTACTTATGAATCACGATACCTAACTCATTAGCAATTTGAATCTCTTGTGTCTTAAGTTCTTGATAAATAAGCATTAGCTTTTCTATTTCCTCTTGACTTTGATTATTTGCTTTCTTTATTTTTCTTAAATTCTCTTTCAAAATTCCTTTCAAATATACTCTTTTTAAGTGCAGAATAGTTTGAGGAATAATTGTAGCCAACCTTTTTTCTTCATCTGGGATGACAAGTTGCATACGCTTTTCCCAATTCGGACTAATCTGTGAAGCATCTGTCAGAAAACCTGTAACTACTTCTATTAGCTTTTCATCATTTTGAATAAAATCTTTTAACAGTTCTTCATAAGAAATTTTCACTCCATTGATTCGTGCATTTTCATAAATAATTCGAAGCTGTGCATACAATGGATTGAGCGACGGAATTTCATTTATTTCCTCTAAGATATAATCACAAATATACTCTCCTCCTGCAATGGTTTGATGTCCATAACGAATCATAAGGCGTGTGATTTCATCTTCATACTGACGAAAAACTGTTGTTTCTTTTTCTTCTTTCTTCTGAACAGATTGAGGATTTAGAGCAGCTTCCAACTCTGATAAATCAATAGCTTGTCCTCCCATCTCTTCATAATGAGGGATATAATTTTCTTCTAAACCTTGTTCGTACTCTGAAAGTGGGGGAATGTAACTACTTTGATTATCAGCATTTTGTCTTTTTTCTCTCTCTTTCCTGTTTCGTTCTCTTTCCTGTTCTTTTAGTTTTTGTGTTGCTCTCTGCTGAATGAATTTGTTAGTTTCTAGAATCACATCTTGCTCACTAATTTCCATCCAATGTGCTAATTCCTTATTTAGAAGAGAACGTTTAAACACGTCTGGCACAACAGCAATTGTCTGACAGAGTTCTTTGAGTGCGCTTGCCCTTGCAATAGGGTCATCTTTATCTGGAACTAAAACTTGATATTTGAAACGCAAAAAATTCTGCACTTTGCCTTCCAAATAATTTTTAGTTTTTTCTCCTCCTTGCTCATTTACGAAAGTATCTGGGTCGTGTCCTTCTGGCAATACCACAGCCTGCACATCTAAGCCTTGCTCCAAAGTAATATCAATTCCACGAAGGGCAGCCTTCAAACCAGCCTTGTCTCCATCGAAAAGTAAAGTAACACGGTCTGTAAAACGTTTTAAAAGACTGATTTGTCCTTCTGTAAGTGAAGTCCCCGAACTTGCCACTACATTTTCAATGCCTGCTTGATGCAATCCTATTACATCAGTGTAACCTTCTACCAAGTAGCAATTTTCTTCCTTACGAATCGCATTTTTTGCTTGAAATATTCCATAAAGAACATGGCTTTTCTGATAAATTTCTGTCTCTGGACTGTTGAGGTATTTGGGTTGTTGGTCTTTTTTTAATGCCCTTGCACCAAAACCGATTGTTCTACCCGAAACGTTGTGAATTGGAAACATTACACGTCCACGAAAACGGTCGTATTCTCGGTCTTCTTTCTTTATTATCAGTCCTGTATCTTCCAAAAATTCTTTGCTATATCCTTTTTCTGTGGCAGCTTTCAAAATAGAATCCCACTCATCAAAAGCATATCCCAATTGGAATTTCTCTTGTGTTTTTTGAATAAAACCACGTTCTCTGAAATAACTTCCTCCTATAGATTTTCCTTCGTCTGTGTTATTAAGGTTTTCAGAATAGAATTTTTGAGCAAACGCCATTACAATCAAAAGACTTTCTCGGTGTTGTTGTTCTTTTTTAGCTTCTTCGTTTGGCTCGTCTTCTTCTGGAATTTCGATGTGATACTTTCCAGCCAAATATTTTAATGCTTCTGGATAGCTCAAATTTTCGTGTTCCATTACGAATGTGATACTATCTCCACCTTTACCACAACCAAAACATTTGAAAATTCCTTTGCTTGGCGTAACGACAAAGGAAGGCGTTTTTTCTTGATGAAACGGACAACAGGCTTTAAAACTAGCTCCTTGTTTTTTGAGCGCAACAAAATCGCTCACCACTTCTTCAATGTGTGCGCTATCTCGTATTTGGTCTATAATATGGGAAGGAATGGACATACTACAAAATTATAAAAAAAATAGAACTTAGAGTACTGGACATGAGATAAAAAGTTGTTGGTGTCGCTATGCTAAAACACCAACGAACGGTGTTTTTTCCCTGTTTTGTGACTCACAGAACAGCAAATATCTGTTCATGTCCAGAACTCTCATTCTACTTAATTCTATCCAAAGAAATCGCCCTTCTATCGAATACGTGTACGAATTTCATTATTTATCGATTTTTTTATTAAATTTATAAACATAGTATTACTTCTACTTACTCCAATGCCTATTTTATATTATTTCATAGAAAAATTGGTTTCCCTAAGAGTGTTATTTTCCTTTAAAATAATGTTCTTGTTTTTCTGTGTCTTAACTTTCTCACAGGCTTTCGGACAAGAACTATCTTCTTATTACGATTCGGCACGAGTTTATGAAAGCAAAGACTTAGAACGTCAATCATTTTTTACCAAAAAGCTCATTCAAGAAAGCTTAAAACAAAAAAATGATTCTTTTCTCTTAAAGGGTTATGAGATAAAATCTGTTATTTTTTACAGACAAGGAAACGCAGATAGTGCATTTGCTTACATAGACAAAACAATACGTTTATCAGAGAAAACAGATGATCACACAGTAAGAATAGATATGCTTCGTTTGAAGAGTTTTGTTTATAAAAATAGGCTCAACAATAAAGATTCAGCAATGTTATATCTCAAGATAGCACTAGAAGAGAGTAAAAAAACAAATTATGAGTATGGAGAAATTAAGAGTTTGGAAGCCATTTCTTTTCTTCAAATGGACAAGGGAAAATATTTTGATGCTATACAATTGCTTTTAGAAGCTAGAGAAATAGCTCATAGAATAGAACATAAGAAAGCTCTTTCTACCCTTGCCAACAACATCGGTCATACCTATTTGGAAATGGAGATGTATGATAAGGCACTTTCGTTTTTTAAGGAAGCCAATCGTTATAGAGAAGATAAAAATACAGGTTCTGTAATTCCTCTCAACATTGCTCAGTGCTTACACAAACAAGGAGATGATAAAAAGGCTCTTTTTATCATGAATAAAAATGCTCCTCTAGCTCTCAAAACTTCACTTAATACAGCCATACAATATTATTTAGAATATGTAGATATTTTTTTAGATAGAAATGAGCCTAAAAAAGCATTAGAAAAAATAGCAGTGTTAGATTCTCTTTTCGAAAAGAAAAAATCAAAAAGGCATCATAGTTTATTATTATTAAAAGCAAAAACACATCTACAACTCAAAGATACGCTTCAAGCCCATAGTTACATCAAAGAAGTAGAAGAGCATATGCTTCATCAAGATAAAGAAGAAGATTTTGCCAACCGTCTAACCATGCACGAACTCTTTTCTCATACCTATTCTTTTTTAAAGGATTATAAGAATGCAAATTACCATTCACAGCAATATATTTCTCTCTACAAAACTACTTATAATAAGAAATTGCAACAAGATATTTATGAGGCAGAAATAAATCAGCGTATTGAATTACAAAAAAAAGAACAAGAACTAGAAAAAGTAAAATATGCTAATGAGTTGGCAAAAGAACAGCGCAATAAAAATTATTTTTCATTTGGATTAGTTACGCTCTTTCTTATCTCTCTCATTATGGCTAGAGCATATTGGATAAGTAAAAAATACAGTAAAAAATTAAAAATTACGAATCATAGACTTTCAGAAACACAAGCAGAAATAACACAGCAAAATCAAGTGCTTCACGAACAGTCTGAAAAACTCATTCTACAAGCTGAAGAACTAAGGTGTTCTCATGAGGAAGTAATAGCTATGAATGAAAATTTAGAAGATATTGTAAAACAGCGCAACCAAGAAGTGTTGGAAAAAAATAAAATGCTAGAAGAGTATGCTTTTATTAATGCCCACAAACTGCGTGCGCCAGTAGCTCGCCTTATGGGAATTATGCAGATTATAGAACTTTCTAAAGACACTAGCGAAATGGAATTTTATATTCAGCTTTGCAATGAAGAAATAAAAGACCTCAATCGTATTATTTGGGCTATAAAAGAAGCTATCGAAGAAAAAACACCTTTAGACCGTTTGGAATTGGAAAAGAGAACGCAGGAAAAATAACTTACTTTCTTCTGTATTATATTTACCAAATAAAACCTTTTTTATCAAAAAATCTCCCTTTTTGTTGAAACATTCCTAAATAGACATAGTTTAAAGCTCAAATATTATCAAACAACTCCTTTATATTTGAGTGAAGAATGAAAATAGATATTGCCAAAAATAGCAACTATGAGATTTATGTAGATACTGATAAAAATAGGTCGTACATTAAGGTAATAGGTAAATGGATGAATAGAAATCAAGTAAAGGATTTTTTTCCAGATTGGAAGAAGGCAGTCAGCTACATGAAACCTAACTTTACCATTTTTGCAGACATTCGCTTGCTAGGAAGTATGTCTAAAGAAGTTGAAAATCTACACCAAGAAATACAGGCTTATTTAGTAGAGCAGGGCTTACTCCTAACAGCGCAACTCGCTTCTGTTGATGAACTGGCAGATTATCAAATCCATCGTTCGACGCAGCGTTCGGGTCTTGCTATTATAAAATTCTCCACGCAAGATGAAGCCGAGCGTTATTTGGATGAAGTAGCTAGTGAAGTGGGGTAAGAATAGTAACCGTCAACGAGGCGTAAAGCCGTCGTTGAGATTTGTTTAGGCTATTTTCCTTTAGTGATATTATCTCCTACTCTAAAACTTCCCTCAACATTCCCAAAATTGGAGTTTGAAATTACATATTCTTGTTTATCTCATAATGAAATTGAAATTTAGTCCTGTAAGGCCTGTCCGTTGGTAGCCAAAAAGTAAGTATCTTATAAACCTCTGTAAGAGCGAACCGTTATTAATTGTACACCAGTCTTCCAAACTGGATTAAAAATGCTAAAATTTATTTTTATGAATATAAAAATTAGCTATTTCCACCTTGCCGTCAGACTAGAAGTCTGACCTACATGTAAACATATTCAAGAAATTATTTTTTACCTAAAACCCTTAAAAATCATTCTATCAATCCAGAACTAATTTACTACCTTTGTAAGTTGATACAAACGACACTGAATTTTAAATAAACGAGTTCAGAATACTTTAAAAAAACTTCAAAATGAATAAATTAATTGCTGATATAGACATTGTCGATGACAAAAACGCAAATGTAGCTAAACACGAACCTTGCGAAACTGTCAAAAAAACAGCCAACACAGCCAAAGAAGGACAGCGAAAACTCTACATCGAAAGCTACGGCTGCCAAATGAACTTTGCTGATAGCGAAATCGTCGCTGCCGTAATGCAAGAACATGGCTTCGGCACAACCGATAGTGCAGAAGATGCCGATTTGGTATTTCTCAATACATGTTCTATCCGTGAAAAAGCTGAACAAACTGTAAGAAAACGCTTAGTTCATATTAATGCACTCAAAAATAAGAAGCCAGAAATGATGGTCGGTGTGTTGGGTTGTATGG
Encoded proteins:
- the dnaG gene encoding DNA primase; this translates as MSIPSHIIDQIRDSAHIEEVVSDFVALKKQGASFKACCPFHQEKTPSFVVTPSKGIFKCFGCGKGGDSITFVMEHENLSYPEALKYLAGKYHIEIPEEDEPNEEAKKEQQHRESLLIVMAFAQKFYSENLNNTDEGKSIGGSYFRERGFIQKTQEKFQLGYAFDEWDSILKAATEKGYSKEFLEDTGLIIKKEDREYDRFRGRVMFPIHNVSGRTIGFGARALKKDQQPKYLNSPETEIYQKSHVLYGIFQAKNAIRKEENCYLVEGYTDVIGLHQAGIENVVASSGTSLTEGQISLLKRFTDRVTLLFDGDKAGLKAALRGIDITLEQGLDVQAVVLPEGHDPDTFVNEQGGEKTKNYLEGKVQNFLRFKYQVLVPDKDDPIARASALKELCQTIAVVPDVFKRSLLNKELAHWMEISEQDVILETNKFIQQRATQKLKEQERERNRKEREKRQNADNQSSYIPPLSEYEQGLEENYIPHYEEMGGQAIDLSELEAALNPQSVQKKEEKETTVFRQYEDEITRLMIRYGHQTIAGGEYICDYILEEINEIPSLNPLYAQLRIIYENARINGVKISYEELLKDFIQNDEKLIEVVTGFLTDASQISPNWEKRMQLVIPDEEKRLATIIPQTILHLKRVYLKGILKENLRKIKKANNQSQEEIEKLMLIYQELKTQEIQIANELGIVIHK
- a CDS encoding response regulator, with the protein product MGSKKILIAEDSSVIQNITRKVLQFQNYEIETAKDGLQVLEAMAMDDFDAILMDINMPKMDGMECAKKVREMSDPKKSQIPIIAITGNARNYTAKDFKAVGINDFMQKPVNFDDLVEKLSSYLDK
- a CDS encoding DUF6970 domain-containing protein, which translates into the protein MEGNIMECEEVIEFIEDMRSDPVPAEEEDRATIEKYTFDGKVAYLLVIPPTYFTDALPSVIDSNCNTFCMYSHVDAEDTCDDYQEVKFIEVVWRHDE
- a CDS encoding tetratricopeptide repeat protein — its product is MFLFFCVLTFSQAFGQELSSYYDSARVYESKDLERQSFFTKKLIQESLKQKNDSFLLKGYEIKSVIFYRQGNADSAFAYIDKTIRLSEKTDDHTVRIDMLRLKSFVYKNRLNNKDSAMLYLKIALEESKKTNYEYGEIKSLEAISFLQMDKGKYFDAIQLLLEAREIAHRIEHKKALSTLANNIGHTYLEMEMYDKALSFFKEANRYREDKNTGSVIPLNIAQCLHKQGDDKKALFIMNKNAPLALKTSLNTAIQYYLEYVDIFLDRNEPKKALEKIAVLDSLFEKKKSKRHHSLLLLKAKTHLQLKDTLQAHSYIKEVEEHMLHQDKEEDFANRLTMHELFSHTYSFLKDYKNANYHSQQYISLYKTTYNKKLQQDIYEAEINQRIELQKKEQELEKVKYANELAKEQRNKNYFSFGLVTLFLISLIMARAYWISKKYSKKLKITNHRLSETQAEITQQNQVLHEQSEKLILQAEELRCSHEEVIAMNENLEDIVKQRNQEVLEKNKMLEEYAFINAHKLRAPVARLMGIMQIIELSKDTSEMEFYIQLCNEEIKDLNRIIWAIKEAIEEKTPLDRLELEKRTQEK